A single genomic interval of Lathyrus oleraceus cultivar Zhongwan6 chromosome 7, CAAS_Psat_ZW6_1.0, whole genome shotgun sequence harbors:
- the LOC127101024 gene encoding cyclase-associated protein 1 — protein sequence MDEKLIQRLESAVLRLEAISTGGHPASSPADASDAALDPSVVAFGDLIDQYLGRVSSAAEIIGGQVLEVTNRIHEAFSVQKELLIKLKQTQKPTPAGLAEFIKPLNEVIMKAAALTEGRRSDFFNHLKASVDSLSALAWIAFAGKGCGMSMPTAHVEESWQMAEFYSNKVLVEYRNKDPNHVEWVKALKELYVPGLRDYVKSFHPLGPVWSQTGKVIAPSKANASIAPSAPPPPPASLFSSESSQASSSKPKVGMSAVFQEIGTGNVTAGLRKVTADMKTKNRTERAGIVGGSTVKESHAGSRAVAKVGPPKFELQMGRKWVVENQIEQKSLVIEDCDAKQSVYVYGCKNSVLQIQGKVNNITIDNCKKMGVVFQDVVAACEIVNSNGVEVQCQGSAPTISVDNTSGCQLYLSKDSLETSISTAKSSEINVLVPSAESDGDWVEHSLPQQYIHLFKEGRFETTPASHSGG from the exons ATGGATGAGAAGCTCATACAGCGATTGGAATCGGCGGTGTTGCGTTTGGAGGCGATATCTACCGGAGGCCATCCCGCCAGCTCTCCGGCCGACGCTTCCGATGCGGCACTCGATCCATCCGTTGTTGCCTTCGGCGATCTGATCGATCAATATCTCGGTAGGGTTTCCAGTGCTGCGGAGATTATTGGTGGACAGGTGCTGGAGGTCACCAATAGGATACATGAAGCTTTCTCTGTTCAGAAAGAGCTTTTGATTAAGCTCAAACAAACTCAG AAACCTACCCCTGCAGGGTTGGCTGAATTTATAAAACCATTgaatgaagtgatcatgaaagcTGCTGCATTGACAGAAGGAAGGAGATCTGATTTTTTTAATCACTTGAAGGCTTCTGTTGATAGTCTTTCAGCTCTAGCATGGATTGCATTTGCCGGGAAGGGTTGTG GTATGAGTATGCCCACTGCACATGTTGAAGAAAGTTGGCAAATGGCTGAGTTTTATAGCAACAAG GTACTTGTTGAGTACAGAAACAAAGACCCAAATCATGTTGAGTGGGTCAAAGCTCTGAAAGAGTTGTATGTACCTGGTTTGAGGGATTATGTGAAAAGCTTCCATCCTTTAGGCCCTGTATGGAGTCAAACAGGAAAAGTAATTGCTCCATCAAAAGCTAATGCTTCGATTGCACCTTCTGCCCCTCCTCCTCCGCCTGCGTCTCTCTTTAGTTCTGAATCATCTCAGGCTTCATCTTCTAAGCCAAAAGTGGGGATGTCGGCTGTTTTTCAAGAGATTGGTACAGGAAATGTCACAGCAG GTCTGAGAAAGGTTACGGCTGATATGAAGACTAAGAATCGCACAGAAAGAGCTGGAATTGTTGGCGGCAGTACCGTAAAAGAAAGTCACGCCGGTTCACGTGCAGTTGCTAAAGTAGGACCTCCGAAGTTCGAACTTCAAATGGGTCGCAA GTGGGTTGTTGAGAATCAAATTGAGCAGAAAAGCTTGGTCATTGAAGATTGTGATGCAAAACAGTCTGTATATGTTTATGGATGTAAAAACTCCGTGTTGCAGATTCAAG GCAAGGTCAACAATATAACTATTGACAATTGCAAAAAGATGGGAGTTGTATTTCAG GACGTTGTTGCAGCTTGTGAGATTGTGAACAGTAATGGGGTTGAGGTTCAATGCCAG GGTTCAGCTCCTACAATTTCGGTGGACAACACTTCTGGATGCCAGTTATATCTGAGCAAAGACTCTTTAGAAACATCCATATCCACAGCAAAGTCAAGTGAGATCAATGTATTAGTTCCTAGTGCCGAGTCTGATGGTGATTGG GTGGAGCATTCTTTGCCACAACAGTACATTCATTTATTCAAGGAAGGACGTTTTGAAACTACTCCTGCTTCTCACTCAGGTGGTTAA